From the Tripterygium wilfordii isolate XIE 37 chromosome 6, ASM1340144v1, whole genome shotgun sequence genome, one window contains:
- the LOC119999601 gene encoding probable leucine-rich repeat receptor-like protein kinase At5g49770, translating to MRPYQSDETGCSLDFQFHSASENSSCREGNWGGFLRKNCCGSGFKEYLYALGQLANQTGNIFVNSSESHKCLASSKEFTHRVSGCGIEKLKSGSGGCSDFSVDDVTSKFGIELISLKENCNLTSSTDGDWDQSCGSCLKSWEDISGRGLLSVDDPAKDELDVCRFTVLVTVTSSRIADKEYVQTVYKCLGQQNNNTGNENQEPEGEAKNKSNSGKILIGCITGVVVLLIIVMYIMFKRCYKSNDPPKKHAFKDVRLNEAGCPKFSIKEIYSATNNLNDQNFIGEGTAGKVYKGVLSHKQEVAIKHIVNDVNVETFFREITSLSHVRHPNLVPLLGYCLREDECFLLYELCPNGNLSEWLFGKDKKLSWTQRLEIAIDSARGLWFLHTYTEGCIVHRDIKPTNILLGPNFEAKLSDFGLSKVIDLGETHVSSEVRGTFGYVDPEYQCNRQVTSFGDVYSFGIVLLQILSGRKVINLNLKNPMPLNKMAKALTRGGSIEEFADPKLDGQYSAEAFDLILHLALSCTAPKQDRPAMAQVFVKIEEALELSTRETAPIPEPSTL from the exons ATGAGGCCATATCAG TCTGATGAGACTGGATGCAGTCttgattttcaatttcattcaGCTTCAGAGAATTCAAGTTGTAGAGAAGGAAATTGGGGTGGATTTCTGCGTAAGAACTGCTGTGGATCAGGATTCAAGGAATACCTCTACGCGCTGGGCCAGCTTGCGAATCAAACAGGAAATATATTTGTGAATTCCAGCGAAAGTCATAAGTGTTTGGCATCATCGAAGGAATTTACTCATCGTGTTTCCGGTTGTGGGATCGAAAAGCTAAAAAGCGGTTCCGGGGGTTGTTCTGATTTCTCTGTAGATGATGTTACCAGTAAGTTTGGGATTGAATTAATAAGTTTAAAGGAAAATTGCAATCTGACTAGTAGTACTGATGGAGACTGGGATCAGTCGTGTGGTTCGTGCCTGAAGAGTTGGGAAGACATAAGTGGAAGAGGTTTGCTTTCTGTTGACGATCCTGCCAAGGATGAACTTGACGTCTGCAGGTTCACAGTGCTTGTGACAGTAACAAGTAGTAGGATTGCAGATAAGGAGTATGTGCAAACAGTTTATAAATGCCTTGGGCAGCAAAATAACAACACCGGTAACG aGAACCAAGAACCAGAGGGGGAAGCTAAGAATAAGTCCAATTCTG GAAAGATTTTAATAGGATGCATCACTGGGGTTGTAGTGTTACTGATCATTGTCATGTATATCATGTTCAAAAGATGCTACAAATCAAATGATCCACCCAAAAAACATG CATTTAAGGATGTGCGACTGAACGAGGCTGGTtgtccaaaattttcaattaaggAGATTTATTCTGCCACAAACAATCTAAATGACCAAAATTTCATCGGAGAAGGAACTGCCG GGAAGGTGTATAAAGGGGTATTATCACATAAACAGGAGGTTGCAATCAAGCATATCGTCAATGATGTAAATGTAGAAACTTTTTTCAGAGAAATTACAAGCTTATCACATGTCAGACACCCCAACCTTGTTCCATTGCTAGGTTACTGCCTTAGAGAAGATGAATGTTTCCTCTTGTACGAGCTATGTCCCAATGGAAATCTGTCAGAGTGGCTTTTTG GGAAGGATAAGAAACTATCCTGGACTCAAAGGCTTGAGATTGCAATTGATAGTGCTAGAGGTCTCTGGTTCCTCCATACGTATACTGAAGGTTGCATCGTTCATCGAGATATAAAG CCAACAAACATTCTTCTGGGGCCAAATTTTGAGGCCAAGCTTTCAGACTTTGGATTGTCTAAAGTTATTGATTTGGGGGAAACCCATGTGAGCTCAGAAGTAAGAGGAACATTCGGTTATGTTGATCCTGAGTACCAATGCAACCGCCAAGTGACTTCGTTCGGTGATGTTTACAGCTTTGGAATAGTACTTCTACAAATTCTTTCAGGGAGAAAAGTTATCAATTTAAACCTGAAGAACCCAATGCCACTGAATAAAATG GCAAAGGCACTTACACGAGGAGGAAGCATAGAAGAATTTGCTGATCCCAAGCTCGACGGCCAGTACTCAGCAGAAGCATTTGATCTCATTCTTCATCTGGCTCTGTCATGCACAGCTCCTAAGCAAGATCGACCGGCAATGGCACAAGTGTTTGTAAAAATAGAAGAGGCCCTTGAGCTGTCAACAAGGGAAACAGCCCCCATTCCTGAGCCTTCAACTCTGTGA
- the LOC119999311 gene encoding methyl-CpG-binding domain-containing protein 9-like yields the protein MELTDSTASEATRTPLGIDLNEIPSSSSAETLLDPVDVVRLHYETQGPPSLALAGLPVGDSSVACGTCGRPEEQGHVVVCDACEGGFHIDCAGMHEPLAANFGEWVCGECATNGSKSKRWPLGVKSKRILDINASPPSEGDGDRDGEGSVELLDSRSTPGDSFGGNAIIAPVTYSNFVYARNGFALQKASGVLMHTVKVGLEDLLHHTQTMGRSIEEVDWAFSLGRHSSNNTANKLPSRNPNEILQALKEFISERHGVLEEGWHVELRQSVSSYEVYAVYCSPDGKSFNSMSEVACYLGLVSNYNHKDIEMTIEEPFPQERSHLFKKRKSTRSFITNGYNECKESLVSCHNKELFFHSQNMENFHSKCGEVVEAGNGEDGGFGSRQTDDGFPVQFEDFFILSVGDVDVRPSYHGVNQIWPVGYRSCWHDRITGSLFLCEVLDGGDSGPLFKVKRCPCSLLPIPNGSTVLVRSKLDHSTVDKNEECNNLTHSVMDCDNDDYIQMVLLDPSPPSEDDIVTCLHSSAKETYTAESSGGLQPNDWETGVIEISVEESFPTAAWGLLFQRFIDACCDILKRNGTLKFCCNHVNNKLGSSRWDEQNEKKSKATPTSLTKFCSSPGSVNVPSKFEGDKELETLTNVLSKWLVQDRFGLDSEFVQEMIEQLPGVESCSKYKRLNSRNHSSAFPTVRNGVLVVQKTRGVEVKSEEVSNDILRKSKRCRLVEDHEIDNNLRPSGNVLCLKLPPALVGKLYQVWELFWRFHELLGLKRPFSLEELEDELINPWSDGSSLENPERKVLGNQVLDSHIDGTGGQISSSSSESHTGVSVDNPNVFIQMETEASKEAAQDKLASVTYSRCSGVALTKAHFSLLGVLISELQSKVAALVDPNFDTGESKSKRGRKKDVDTSIWERRTKLNMLPINELTWPELARRYILAVLSMEGNLDSVDIVARESGKVFRCLQGDGGVLCGSLTGVAGMETDALLLAEAVKKIFGSLNRENIILTIEDEGSEPNGPCEKNIVSDGNIPEWAQVLEPVRKLPTNVGTRIRKCVYEALEKGPPEWAKKVLEHSISKEVYKGNASGPTKKAVLSVLADIRNETLSQKSNKGSKRKRILSISDIIMRKCRIILRHAAAADDEKFFCTLLGKNLVISSDNDDDGFLGSPAMVSRPLDFRTIDLRLAVGAYGGSQEAFLEDVHELWNNVRTAFQDQPDMIELAEKLSQKFELLYKNEVVTFVQKILGYAKSECLSSVDKKEIDDLLASINDIPKAPWDEGVCKVCGIDKDDDSVLLCDKCDAEYHTYCLSPPLSRIPEGNWYCPSCVSGVRVVQEATECIQVTSRCRINKDQGTFTHVFLDTLTQLAAVMEENEYWEFSVDERTFLLKFLCDELLNSTLIRQHLEQCAETTAELQQKLRSFSIEWRNLKSREEFMVARAAKVETNVVGEIGLKDGLASASTNNDKCMGQLPNLAGKLSNLSGVSDEVPTLHDGPKEIGLNGFGKHPSVTNSEKNHSCNSQIMDSVDNEVRSEDAHKAANDSRLPSQRHDQSFKPNELRLSSSLSQEVDCSGKICFQGDLQEGKGTCGGLQPPADHQVCFSLREQNVYAAEDASSATMNEPQGYHLELSTAKNDLLLLQNSIANVESQLLKLCVRREFLGTDSSGRLYWASATSDGNPRLIVDGSLVEQQRRKVLELQDMVNGGSVLQNSTSTDPCLNLEGSKASCPFLYDADDILTACSAWVCYQADAEIEALINWLKDADQKEKELKESILQWQKSKFREMRQAESQNVHNHAGFPIPVDREGASCNHLVTKAALVLQKKYGPCYEFDTNETLKKRGKRARTIGGDTMYRCECLEPIWPSRYHCLSCHRTFSTAVDLEGHNDGKCLSGALPANEWSKELIDSFKREGHSTTSTSPEGCISGMDLPKASGNSCSELSSRLIKFQNEGLVSPFDFDEIRTKFLTNDSNKELVQVIGLISSNGIPLFVPSVSPYLTDSTLMLIAPPADKTISSNEFNPNERLIFTERNRNSNGGHQPISGNSSKKFSSSEISEVLKTNRSVLQCSKQRNRQLSLDARVPEVGVCRCVIPQSSLRPLVGKVSQIRRRLKINLLDMEAALPEEALRPSKANLERRWAWRAYVKSSQAIYEIVQASVVLEDMIKTDYLRNDWWYWSSLSAAVKTSTISSLALRIYSLDAAIVYDKASSTLASTENLNSSSISDQNPLLGLDAGDKCKVSRKCNKKRKEPEG from the exons ATGGAACTTACCGATTCAACGGCGTCCGAGGCGACTCGGACCCCTCTTGGCATCGATCTCAATGAGATCCCTTCCTCCTCTTCCGCCGAAACGCTACTTGACCCGGTTGATGTTGTGCGCTTGCACTACGAGACTCAGGGCCCTCCCTCGTTAGCTCTAGCCGGGTTGCCGGTGGGGGACTCATCCGTGGCCTGCGGGACTTGCGGCCGGCCTGAGGAACAGGGCCATGTGGTAGTGTGTGACGCGTGTGAGGGCGGGTTCCACATTGACTGTGCCGGAATGCATGAACCTCTCGCCGCCAATTTCGGGGAGTGGGTGTGCGGGGAGTGTGCGACTAACGGGTCCAAGAGTAAGCGGTGGCCCCTAGGCGTTAAGTCCAAGCGAATTTTGGACATCAACGCATCTCCACCAAGTGAAGGGGACGGAGATAGGGATGGGGAGGGGAGTGTGGAGTTGCTGGATTCCAG GAGCACTCCAGGTGATTCTTTTGGTGGCAATGCAATTATTGCTCCAGTGACATATTCTAACTTTGTGTATGCAAGAAATGGTTTTGCCTTGCAAAAAGCTTCTGGGGTTTTGATGCACACTGTGAAAGTGGGTTTGGAAGATTTGTTACATCATACACAGACAATGGGTAGAAGTATTGAGGAAGTAGATTGGGCTTTCTCACTAGGAAGGCATAGTAGTAACAATACAGCTAATAAATTGCCTTCTCGGAATCCAAATGAGATTTTGCAAGCTCTTAAAGAATTCATTTCTGAAAGGCATGGCGTATTGGAGGAAGGTTGGCATGTGGAGCTCAGACAGTCCGTGAGTAGTTATGAAGTATATGCAGTTTACTGTTCTCCTGATGGAAAGTCATTTAATTCAATGTCTGAAGTTGCTTGCTATCTTGGTTTAGTGTCCAACTACAATCATAAAGACATCGAAATGACTATCGAGGAGCCATTTCCACAAGAAAGGTCACATTTATTTAAAAAGAGGAAGTCAACGAGATCGTTTATTACCAATGGTTATAATGAATGCAAAGAATCTTTGGTAAGTTGTCATAATAAGGAGCTTTTCTTTCATAGTCAGAACATGGAAAATTTTCATAGTAAGTGTGGTGAAGTCGTGGAAGCTGGAAATGGTGAAGATGGTGGCTTTGGTTCTCGGCAGACCGAT GATGGATTCCCAGTCCAGTTTGAAgatttctttattctttctGTGGGTGATGTTGATGTGAGACCTTCATATCATGGTGTCAACCAGATCTGGCCGGTGGGTTATAGATCCTGTTGGCATGACAGGATTACGGGGTCTCTTTTTCTATGTGAAGTGTTAGATGGTGGTGATTCTGGTCCTCTTTTTAAAGTCAAAAGGTGCCCTTGCTCACTGCTGCCTATTCCAAATGGATCAACTGTTCTTGTTAGATCAAAACTTGATCATTCTACTGTGGATAAGAATGAAGAATGTAACAATCTGACTCATTCGGTTATGGATTGTGATAATGATGACTATATTCAAATGGTCCTTTTGGATCCTTCTCCTCCATCAGAGGATGATATTGTAACCTGTTTACATAGTAGTGCTAAGGAAACATATACTGCTGAGTCATCTGGTGGCTTGCAACCTAATGACTGGGAAACTGGAGTTATTGAGATTTCTGTGGAAGAGAGCTTCCCGACTGCAGCTTGGGGACTCTTATTTCAAAGATTTATTGATGCTTGTTGTGATATCTTAAAACGGAATGGAACTCTTAAGTTTTGCTGCAATCATGTTAATAATAAATTGGGATCCTCTAGATGGGATGAACAGAATGAGAAGAAAAGCAAGGCAACGCCTACTTCATTAACTAAATTTTGCAGTTCTCCTGGATCTGTCAATGTCCCGTCCAAGTTTGAGGGTGACAAAGAGCTTGAGACTTTGACTAATGTGCTGTCTAAATGGCTGGTCCAGGATAGATTTGGACTGGATTCAGAATTTGTTCAAGAAATGATAGAACAACTTCCTGGTGTTGAATCCTGCTCAAAGTATAAAAGGCTTAATAGTAGGAATCATTCTTCGGCATTCCCAACTGTTAGAAATGGAGTCCTAGTTGTCCAAAAGACGAGGGGAGTAGAAGTCAAGTCAGAAGAAGTTTCAAATGATATTCTCAGAAAGTCTAAAAGGTGCAGGTTGGTTGAGGACCATGAAATTGATAATAATCTTCGACCTTCTGGCAATGTTTTGTGCTTAAAGCTTCCTCCTGCGCTTGTTGGTAAGCTTTATCAG GTATGGGAGTTATTTTGGCGTTTTCATGAGTTATTAGGTTTGAAAAGGCCTTTTTCGTTGGAGGAACTTGAAGATGAACTTATTAACCCATGGTCTGATGGTTCGAGTCTTGAGAATCCTGAGAGGAAGGTTCTGGGAAATCAAGTCCTAGATTCCCATATTGATGGAACAGGTGGTCAAATCTCATCTTCAAGCAGTGAATCTCATACAGGAGTTTCAGTTGATAACCCAAACGTGTTTATACAAATGGAAACAGAGGCATCAAAGGAAGCAGCCCAAGATAAACTTGCATCTGTTACTTATAGTAGGTGCTCAGGAGTTGCTTTGACAAAGGCTCACTTCTCACTGCTGGGTGTGCTAATAAGTGAGCTCCAATCCAAAGTTGCTGCACTTGTTGATCCAAATTTTGATACTGGAGAGTCAAAATCCAAGAGGGGAAGGAAGAAAGATGTGGATACCTCAATTTGGGAAAGAAGAACCAAACTTAATATGCTCCCTATCAATGAACTGACATGGCCAGAGCTAGCTCGGAGGTACATTTTGGCTGTCTTATCTATGGAAGGTAACCTCGACTCTGTGGACATTGTTGCTCGTGAAAGTGGTAAAGTGTTTCGTTGCTTACAAGGTGATGGAGGGGTGCTTTGTGGCTCACTAACTGGAGTTGCTGGAATGGAAACAGATGCATTG TTGCTTGCAGAGGCTGTAAAGAAAATATTTGGTTCTTTGAACAGAGAAAATATCATTCTCACCATTGAAGATGAAGGATCTGAGCCAAATGGTCCTTGTGAAAAGAATATCGTTAGTGATGGTAACATTCCAGAGTGGGCACAGGTACTGGAACCAGTTAGAAAGCTACCCACTAACGTGGGAACCAGAATCAGAAAGTGTGTTTATGAAGCTTTGGAGAAGGGTCCACCAGAGTGGGCGAAAAAAGTATTGGAGCATTCAATTAGTAAAGAAGTTTACAAGGGCAATGCATCGGGACCTACAAAG AAAGCTGTTCTTTCAGTTCTAGCCGATATACGCAATGAAACACTGTCACAGAAATCAAACAAAGGCAGCAAAAGGAAGAGAATTTTATCGATATCTGACATTATCATGAGAAAATGTCGTATCATATTACGCCATGCTGCTGCTGCAGatgatgagaaatttttttgcactttattgggcaaaaaccttgtaaTTTCTAgtgacaatgatgatgatggatTTCTTGGGTCTCCAGCCATGGTATCTCGCCCTCTCGATTTTAGGACTATTGATTTACGATTAGCTGTTGGGGCCTATGGTGGATCACAAGAAGCTTTTCTTGAGGATGTTCATGAG TTATGGAATAACGTTCGGACTGCTTTTCAGGACCAGCCTGATATGATCGAACTCGCTGAGAAgttatcccaaaaatttgaaTTACTATACAAAAATGAG GTAGTCACAtttgttcagaaaattctgGGATATGCTAAATCAGAGTGTCTTAGTTCGGTAGACAAGAAGGAAATTGATGATCTTCTTGCTTCCATAAATGATATCCCCAAAGCCCCTTGGGATGAGGGAGTTTGCAAAGTGTGTGGTATTGATAAAGATGATGACAGTGTTCTATTGTGTGATAAGTGCGATGCAGAGTATCATACTTATTGTTTGAGTCCTCCACTTTCAAGGATTCCTGAAGGAAATTGGTATTGCCCATCTTGTGTAAGTGGTGTGCGTGTAGTTCAAGAGGCAACAGAGTGTATACAGGTTACTAGCCGTTGCAGGATTAACAAGGACCAGGGAACATTTACCCATGTTTTTTTGGACACACTTACTCAGTTGGCAGCtgtaatggaagaaaatgagtaCTGGGAGTTCAGTGTAGATGAG AGAACCTTTCTACTTAAATTTCTCTGTGACGAGTTGCTTAACTCCACTCTCATTCGTCAACATCTCGAACAGTGTGCTGAAACAACAGCTGAGTTGCAGCAGAAATTGCGTTCTTTTTCAATAGAATGGAGAAACCTGAAGTCCAGGGAAGAGTTCATGGTTGCTAGAGCTGCAAAGGTTGAAACTAATGTAGTTGGAGAAATAGGATTGAAGGATGGGCTTGCTTCTGCCAGTACAAACAATGATAAGTGCATGGGACAGCTGCCTAACTTAGCTGGTAAACTTAGTAATCTTTCTGGTGTCTCAGATGAGGTGCCAACACTACATGATGGTCCAAAGGAAATTGGGCTTAATGGTTTTGGTAAACATCCATCAGTGACTAATTCTGAGAAAAACCATTCCTGTAACAGCCAGATTATGGATTCTGTAGACAATGAAGTTCGATCAGAAGATGCTCATAAGGCTGCCAATGACAGTAGGTTACCTTCTCAAAGACATGATCAATCCTTCAAACCAAATGAGCTTCGTTTGTCAAGTTCTTTGTCCCAGGAAGTTGATTGTTCAGGGAAAATCTGTTTTCAAGGTGATTTGCAAGAAGGTAAAGGAACGTGTGGTGGTCTGCAACCACCTGCAGACCATCAAGTATGCTTCTCGCTGAGAGAACAAAATGTATATGCTGCTGAGGATGCATCTTCAGCTACCATGAATGAGCCACAAGGTTACCACCTTGAGTTGAGTACTGCAAAGaatgatcttcttcttctgcagaACTCAATTGCCAATGTAGAATCGCAGCTTTTGAAACTATGTGTGCGGAGGGAATTTTTAGGTACTGATTCTAGTGGAAGATTGTACTGGGCTTCGGCCACGTCAGATGGGAATCCTCGGCTTATTGTTGATGGAAGTTTGGTGGAGCAGCAGAGAAGAAAAGTTCTGGAACTGCAAGATATGGTAAATGGTGGTTCAGTTTTGCAGAATTCTACTTCAACTGACCCCTGCTTGAACTTGGAGGGGTCAAAGGCATCCTGTCCATTCCTGTATGATGCGGATGATATTTTGACTGCATGTTCAGCTTGGGTCTGTTATCAAGCTGATGCAGAAATTGAAGCACTCATCAACTGGTTGAAAGATGCTGATCAGAAAGAGAAAGAACTGAAGGAGTCTATTTTGCAGTGGCAAAAGTCTAAATTTCGTGAAATGCGACAAGCTGAAAGCCAAAATGTGCACAACCATGCAGGTTTTCCAATCCCTGTGGATAGAGAAGGTGCATCTTGTAATCATCTTGTTACTAAGGCTGCTTTGGTTCTGCAGAAGAAATATGGTCCCTGCTATGAGTTTGATACCAATGAGACCTTAAAGAAGCGGGGAAAAAGAGCAAGAACAATTGGTGGAGATACAATGTACAGATGTGAATGTTTAGAGCCCATATGGCCTTCCAGATATCACTGCCTCTCATGCCACAGGACGTTTTCTACAGCTGTTGATTTGGAGGGGCACAATGATGGTAAGTGTTTATCTGGTGCATTACCAGCCAATGAGTGGAGCAAGGAGCTAATTGATTCATTTAAGAGGGAAGGGCATTCAACTACTTCTACAAGTCCAGAAGGTTGTATTAGTGGAATGGACTTGCCTAAAGCTTCAGGAAACTCATGCTCTGAGCTTAGCTCAAGGTTgatcaaatttcaaaatgaagGTTTAGTTAGCCCATTTGACTTTGATGAGATTAGAACCAAGTTTCTAACAAATGATTCTAACAAAGAATTGGTTCAAGTTATTGGCCTTATTAGTTCAAATGGGATCCCTTTATTCGTCCCATCTGTATCCCCTTATCTTACCGACTCAACGTTGATGTTAATTGCCCCTCCGGCAGATAAAACCATTTCCAGCAATGAGTTTAACCCTAATGAAAGGCTCATCTTTACGGAAAGAAACAGGAATAGCAATGGTGGCCATCAGCCCATCTCTGGTAATTCTTCAAAAAAGTTTTCTTCTAGTGAAATCAGTGAAGTGCTAAAAACTAACAGATCAGTTTTGCAATGCtcaaaacaaagaaacagaCAACTTTCTTTGGATGCTCGTGTTCCAGAAGTGGGTGTTTGTCGTTGTGTTATTCCACAATCCTCACTGAGGCCTTTAGTTGGTAAAGTTTCGCAGATCCGTAGGCGACTTAAGATCAATTTACTTGACATGGAAGCTGCACTTCCTGAAGAAGCTCTTAGACCATCAAAGGCCAATTTGGAAAGGAGATGGGCCTGGCGTGCATATGTAAAATCTTCTCAGGCTATTTATGAG ATTGTCCAAGCCTCTGTTGTACTGGAAGACATGATTAAGACGGATTACTTGAGAAATGACTGGTGGTATTGGTCATCCCTATCTGCGGCTGTGAAAACTTCTACCATATCTTCACTTGCCCTGCGGATATACTCCCTTGATGCTGCCATTGTTTATGACAAGGCATCGTCCACTTTAGCTTCAACTGAAAATTTGAACTCTAGCAGCATATCAGACCAGAACCCATTGCTAGGCTTGGATGCAGGGGACAAATGCAAGGTAAGCAGGAAATGTaacaagaaaaggaaggaaCCAGAGGGTTGa
- the LOC119999312 gene encoding homeobox-leucine zipper protein HAT5-like, giving the protein MLFQGNTDPVFRGPRSMINIEETSKRRPLFSLPGDFFEEECYDEQSPEKKRRLTPEQSFGLENKLEPEQKTQLAKKLGMQPRQVAVWYQNRWARWKTKQLERGYDLLKSS; this is encoded by the exons ATGTTGTTCCAAGGGAACACTGATCCCGTTTTCCGAG GGCCGAGATCAATGATCAACATAGAGGAAACCAGCAAGAGGAGGCCCCTTTTCAGCTTGCCCGGCGACTTTTTCGAAGAGGAATGCTACGACGAGCAGTCACCAGAGAAGAAGCGCCGCCTCACACCTGAGCAG AGCTTTGGGTTGGAGAACAAACTGGAGCCCGAGCAAAAGACCCAGTTGGCTAAGAAGCTGGGAATGCAGCCAAGACAGGTTGCTGTGTGGTACCAGAATCGATGGGCTCGATGGAAGACTAAGCAGCTTGAGAGGGGCTATGATCTCCTCAAGTCTTCGTAA
- the LOC120000720 gene encoding RNA exonuclease 4-like — protein MADSSEASRNKCAACFRQFNKMEHLVDHMRTSYHSSHEPTCGICKKHCRSFESLREHLIGPLPKQECKNIFSVRGCKFCLTILDSPNARRFHQDRCQFFVGNGLAGRFSNIGLRENLTIDDGVIRGNQVVALACKMVGGGSDGSLDLCARVCIIDENENIIFHSYVKPLIPVTNYRYESTGIRAEYLRDAMPVRQVQRKIQDFLCNGEAMWRIQPRNSGRARILVGHGLDHVLDRLQLEYPSIMIRDTAKYPPLMKTSKLSNSLRYLTQAYLGYEIQTEIQDPYEDCVATMRLYKRMRSQSHRREENPLASDPQNRNNFATWRQNELERMSPEEMLAISRSDYYCWCLDS, from the exons ATGGCGGACTCTTCTGAAGCTTCAAG gAACAAGTGTGCAGCATGCTTTAGGCAATTCAACAAAATGGAGCACCTGGTGGATCACATGAGAACCTCCTATCACTCAAGTCATGAACCCACCTGTGGAATTTGTAAGAAACATTGCAGATCCTTCGAATCCTTGAGGGAGCATCTTATAG GGCCATTGCCGAAACAAGAATGCAAAAACATATTCAGCGTCCGAGGATGCAAGTTCTGCTTAACCATTCTTGATAGCCCTAATGCTCGGAGGTTCCATCAAGATAGGTGCCAGTTCTTTGTTGGAAAT GGACTAGCTGGTCGTTTCAGTAACATTGGTCTTCGCGAGAACTTGACCATTGATGATGGTGTCATTAGAGGAAACCAAGTAGTTGCACTGGCTTGCAAGATGGTTGGTGGAGGCAGCGATGGATCGCTAGATCTATGCGCTAGGGTTTGCATAATTGATGAGAACGAGAATATCATCTTCCATTCTTATGTGAAACCACTAATCCCAGTCACAAACTATAg gTATGAGAGCACAGGGATCCGAGCAGAATACTTAAGAGATGCAATGCCAGTAAGACAAGTTCAAAGGAAGATCCAAGACTTCCTATGCAATGGAGAAGCTATGTGGAGGATCCAACCAAGAAATAGTGGAAGAGCTAGGATTCTTGTGGGTCATGGTTTGGACCATGTCCTTGATCGTTTGCAACTTGAATATCCTTCTATAATGATCAG GGATACTGCAAAATATCCTCCATTgatgaaaacaagcaagctGAGCAACTCACTGAGGTATCTAACTCAAGCATATCTAGG GTATGAGATTCAGACAGAGATACAAGATCCTTATGAGGATTGTGTTGCAACAATGAGGCTTTACAAGAGAATGAGATCTCAATCTCACAGAAGAGAGGAAAACCCACTTGCTTCTGACCCACAAAACAGAAATAATTTTGCAACATGGAGGCAGAATGAGCTAGAGAGGATGAGCCCTGAAGAAATGTTGGCAATTTCAAGGTCTGACTATTATTGTTGGTGCTTGGATTCCTGA